One window of Halorarum salinum genomic DNA carries:
- a CDS encoding nicotinate-nucleotide--dimethylbenzimidazole phosphoribosyltransferase, whose product MYSSRGTTFALAAGTTRTATIPGISAAGADADLRVHTPSADAELLAFGRTVSAPVVPVSPTGCPTPAVVTRAAFEALGGGATGGEIAGVAGDPLRTLVLDCGLARPTAAPTVDLGATPGADVREPVAVPDAGSTVERAREVGRALHGDRLIVGETVPGGTTTAMGVLAALGERPAVSSSFPENPLERKREVVDAGLAASDLAPGGCSGDPLRAIRLLGDPTLAGVTGLVAGALDAGLGVTLAGGTQLATAGLLLRHAGVDDPLALATTSFVADDDSADVVSLAADADLDLTVTDPGFADDHPAMAAYRRGEAKEGVGMGGALALADEADALAAARERLVAVYDRVVGDGSTDDGSASDGEDGRDGQDDGDGAEVEAR is encoded by the coding sequence ATGTACTCGAGTCGCGGCACGACGTTCGCGCTCGCGGCGGGCACGACGCGCACCGCCACGATCCCCGGCATCAGCGCCGCCGGCGCCGACGCGGACCTCCGGGTTCACACGCCGAGCGCGGACGCGGAACTGCTCGCGTTCGGGCGCACGGTCAGCGCGCCCGTCGTCCCGGTCAGCCCGACCGGATGCCCGACGCCGGCCGTCGTCACGCGGGCGGCTTTCGAGGCCCTCGGCGGGGGGGCCACGGGGGGCGAGATCGCGGGAGTGGCGGGCGACCCCCTTCGCACGCTCGTGCTCGACTGCGGGCTCGCGCGCCCCACCGCGGCGCCGACGGTCGACCTCGGCGCGACGCCGGGCGCCGACGTCCGCGAACCGGTCGCGGTCCCCGACGCGGGGTCGACCGTCGAGCGCGCCAGGGAGGTGGGCCGTGCGCTCCACGGCGATCGACTGATCGTCGGCGAGACGGTGCCGGGCGGCACGACGACCGCGATGGGCGTGCTCGCCGCGCTCGGCGAGCGCCCCGCCGTCTCCTCGTCGTTCCCCGAGAACCCCCTCGAACGCAAGCGCGAGGTCGTGGACGCGGGGCTCGCCGCCAGCGACCTCGCCCCGGGCGGCTGCTCGGGCGACCCGCTCCGTGCGATCCGGCTGCTCGGCGACCCGACGCTCGCGGGCGTGACCGGCCTCGTCGCGGGCGCGCTGGACGCCGGACTGGGCGTGACCCTCGCCGGCGGGACCCAGCTCGCGACCGCCGGGCTCCTCCTCCGGCACGCCGGCGTCGACGACCCGCTGGCGCTCGCGACGACCTCGTTCGTCGCGGACGACGACTCCGCCGACGTCGTCAGCCTGGCCGCGGACGCCGACCTCGACCTGACCGTCACCGACCCCGGCTTCGCGGACGACCACCCGGCGATGGCCGCCTACCGCCGGGGCGAGGCGAAGGAGGGCGTCGGGATGGGCGGCGCGCTCGCGCTCGCGGACGAGGCCGACGCGCTCGCCGCGGCGAGGGAGCGGCTGGTCGCCGTGTACGACCGCGTCGTCGGTGACGGTTCGACGGACGATGGTTCGGCGAGTGACGGCGAGGACGGGCGGGACGGCCAGGACGATGGGGACGGCGCAGAGGTGGAGGCCCGATGA
- a CDS encoding GNAT family N-acetyltransferase, with translation MSIDVEEMADGASWNELLAGSDQASPFHRYEFLTTCADHVGARLHPYVGYRGQEPVGLFPVFEMRKGPFAAAFSPPPDLKVHYLGPVPLNAGKLKPRKREQRNRRFVEAVLGAVDREFDPRYVNVRTNPAYDDERPFLWAGYDATPRYTYVLDLTADEGDLLATFSKSLRRTLRTDADGLEISRADAGEVERIIEEAAALHERKDADYNVTPSFVSSLLSELPDGVVHAHVCRYEGEFCGGEVSLEHDGTVYGWQSAADVSLPVPVYDLMYWHAFRAAKARGCTAYDLLGANNPDLCTYKAKFAPELRRYQALNRGSWDMKAAAKLYKRLR, from the coding sequence ATGAGCATCGACGTCGAGGAGATGGCCGACGGGGCGTCGTGGAACGAGCTCCTGGCGGGGAGCGATCAGGCGTCGCCGTTCCACCGCTACGAGTTCCTGACGACGTGTGCCGACCACGTCGGCGCGCGGCTCCACCCGTACGTCGGCTACAGGGGGCAGGAACCCGTGGGTCTGTTCCCCGTCTTCGAGATGCGGAAGGGGCCGTTCGCCGCGGCGTTCTCGCCGCCGCCCGACCTGAAGGTCCACTACCTCGGGCCGGTTCCGTTGAACGCCGGGAAGCTGAAGCCGCGCAAGCGCGAGCAGCGCAACCGACGGTTCGTCGAGGCGGTGCTCGGGGCGGTCGACCGCGAGTTCGACCCGCGGTACGTCAACGTCCGGACGAACCCCGCGTACGACGACGAGCGGCCGTTCCTCTGGGCCGGCTACGACGCGACGCCCCGCTACACCTACGTGCTCGACCTGACCGCCGACGAGGGGGACCTGCTGGCGACGTTCAGCAAGAGCCTCCGCAGGACCCTGCGGACGGACGCCGACGGCCTCGAGATATCGCGGGCGGACGCCGGCGAGGTGGAACGGATCATCGAGGAGGCGGCCGCCCTCCACGAGCGGAAGGACGCCGACTACAACGTCACGCCCTCGTTCGTCTCGAGCCTCCTGTCGGAACTCCCTGACGGGGTCGTCCACGCCCACGTCTGCCGATACGAGGGGGAGTTCTGCGGCGGGGAGGTGTCCCTCGAACACGACGGCACCGTGTACGGCTGGCAGTCGGCCGCCGACGTCTCCCTGCCCGTCCCCGTCTACGACCTCATGTACTGGCACGCGTTCCGGGCGGCGAAGGCCCGCGGCTGCACCGCCTACGACCTCCTCGGCGCGAACAACCCGGACCTCTGTACGTACAAGGCCAAGTTCGCGCCCGAACTCCGCAGGTACCAGGCGCTGAACCGGGGAAGCTGGGACATGAAGGCCGCCGCGAAACTGTACAAGCGGCTCCGCTGA
- a CDS encoding DUF7350 domain-containing protein, with product MDRRTFLRAAGGAGLAGTAATAGCLGFELSQGGVPPVPENRPDAVYHPSHVEGMEMAGMGGGGDYQVAVTYSFPHRFWNVNGESVERTDIQEDDAVHLMTAVWDPDTGQVLPETGLSVEILQGEELVSQEVIYPMLSQPMGFHYGANFPLPGDGTYTVRADVGAVGTRKTGEFRGKFTEPASADVEFEYDESEVNDIEFETLENAGEEGAVDPTSMDMLPSSAAPAVEDLPGEVLGEATSNDAVLVATLLDSPPAGIDEEDSYLAVSARTPYNRMLIPAMALEATLTRGGESAFDGELTATLDPDLSYHYGAVVDGVEAGDELELTPTVWPQTARHEGFETAFGALLGGMPPATISVGD from the coding sequence ATGGACAGACGCACGTTCCTCCGGGCCGCCGGGGGCGCCGGACTCGCCGGGACGGCCGCGACCGCGGGCTGTCTCGGCTTCGAACTCTCGCAGGGCGGCGTCCCGCCCGTGCCCGAGAACCGCCCCGACGCCGTCTACCATCCGAGCCACGTCGAGGGGATGGAGATGGCCGGGATGGGGGGCGGCGGCGACTACCAGGTGGCAGTGACGTACTCGTTCCCGCACCGCTTCTGGAACGTGAACGGCGAGTCGGTCGAGCGGACGGACATCCAGGAGGACGACGCCGTCCACCTGATGACGGCCGTCTGGGACCCCGACACCGGACAGGTCCTCCCCGAGACCGGGCTCTCCGTCGAGATCCTGCAGGGCGAGGAACTCGTCTCCCAGGAGGTGATCTACCCGATGCTCTCCCAGCCGATGGGCTTTCACTACGGCGCGAACTTCCCGCTCCCCGGCGACGGAACCTACACCGTCCGCGCGGACGTCGGCGCGGTGGGGACCCGGAAGACCGGCGAGTTCCGGGGGAAGTTCACGGAACCGGCGAGCGCCGACGTCGAGTTCGAGTACGACGAGTCGGAGGTCAACGACATCGAGTTCGAGACGCTCGAGAACGCGGGCGAGGAGGGCGCCGTCGACCCGACGTCGATGGACATGCTGCCGTCCTCGGCCGCGCCCGCGGTCGAGGACCTCCCGGGCGAGGTGCTCGGCGAGGCGACCAGCAACGACGCCGTGCTCGTCGCGACGCTGCTCGACTCGCCGCCCGCCGGCATCGACGAGGAGGACTCGTACCTCGCCGTCTCCGCCCGGACGCCGTACAACCGGATGCTGATCCCCGCGATGGCGCTGGAGGCGACGCTGACGCGCGGGGGCGAGTCCGCCTTCGACGGCGAACTGACGGCGACGCTCGACCCCGACCTCTCGTACCACTACGGCGCCGTCGTCGACGGGGTGGAGGCGGGGGACGAACTCGAACTGACGCCGACCGTCTGGCCCCAGACCGCCAGACACGAGGGGTTCGAGACGGCCTTCGGCGCGCTGCTGGGCGGGATGCCGCCCGCGACCATCTCGGTCGGGGACTGA
- a CDS encoding cobyrinic acid a,c-diamide synthase has translation MKGVVLGGTASGVGKTVATLAVCRALAAEGHAVQPAKAGPDFIDPGHHEAVTGVPSRTLDCWLEREDGLRRNYHRGEGDVCVVEGVMGLYDGDGSSTAMVAEALELPVVLVVDASAGMESVAATALGFREFAARAGREIDVAGVLLQRCHGGRHERGIREALPDDIGYVGRIPPDEDLAVPDRHLGLHMGSEAPVPGDALDAAAEHVEADRLLELAREPPRADPSKPASPRTDATVAVASDGAFAFRYPATVERLRERATVRTFSPVADDPLPDCDAVYLPGGYPELHAEALAGSDALATLADRAAEGLPVLGECGGLMALAESLTTVDGDTHAMAGVLPGDVRMRERYQALDHVELEAREDALTAPAGGRLRGHEFHYSSLDAPADVRFAFDVRRGDGIDGDHDGLTEHRTLGTYCHVHPESGAFDALLDSL, from the coding sequence ATGAAGGGCGTCGTCCTCGGGGGCACCGCGTCCGGCGTCGGCAAGACGGTCGCCACGCTCGCGGTCTGTCGGGCGCTCGCCGCGGAGGGACACGCCGTCCAGCCGGCGAAGGCCGGGCCGGACTTCATCGACCCGGGCCACCACGAAGCGGTGACCGGCGTCCCCTCGCGGACGCTCGACTGTTGGCTCGAAAGGGAGGACGGCCTCCGGCGGAACTACCACCGCGGCGAGGGCGACGTCTGCGTCGTCGAGGGCGTGATGGGCCTGTACGACGGCGACGGCTCCAGCACCGCGATGGTCGCCGAGGCGCTCGAGCTCCCGGTCGTGCTCGTCGTCGACGCGAGCGCCGGCATGGAGAGCGTCGCCGCGACGGCGCTGGGGTTCCGGGAGTTCGCCGCCCGGGCCGGCCGGGAGATCGACGTCGCCGGCGTGCTCCTCCAGCGCTGCCACGGCGGCCGGCACGAGCGGGGCATCCGCGAGGCGCTCCCGGACGACATCGGGTACGTCGGCCGGATCCCGCCGGACGAGGACCTGGCCGTGCCGGACCGCCACCTCGGCCTCCACATGGGCTCGGAGGCACCGGTCCCCGGGGACGCGCTCGACGCCGCGGCCGAGCACGTCGAGGCGGATCGGCTCCTCGAGCTCGCCCGGGAGCCGCCTCGCGCCGACCCGTCGAAGCCGGCTTCTCCCCGCACGGACGCCACCGTCGCCGTCGCGAGCGACGGCGCCTTCGCGTTCCGCTACCCTGCGACGGTCGAACGGCTCCGCGAGCGCGCGACCGTTCGGACGTTCTCGCCGGTCGCGGACGACCCGCTGCCCGACTGCGACGCGGTCTACCTCCCCGGCGGCTACCCCGAACTCCACGCCGAGGCGTTGGCGGGGAGCGACGCGCTGGCGACGCTGGCCGACCGCGCCGCCGAGGGGCTGCCCGTGCTGGGGGAGTGTGGCGGGCTGATGGCGCTGGCCGAGTCGCTCACGACCGTCGACGGGGACACCCACGCGATGGCCGGGGTGCTGCCGGGGGACGTGCGGATGCGGGAGCGGTACCAGGCGCTCGACCATGTGGAACTGGAGGCACGCGAGGACGCCCTGACGGCGCCCGCGGGCGGTCGGCTCCGCGGCCACGAGTTCCACTATTCGAGCCTGGACGCCCCCGCCGACGTCCGGTTCGCGTTCGACGTGCGCCGCGGGGACGGCATCGACGGCGACCACGACGGCCTGACCGAGCACCGGACGCTCGGGACGTACTGTCACGTCCACCCCGAGAGCGGGGCGTTCGACGCGTTGTTGGATTCGCTTTGA
- a CDS encoding MFS transporter, which translates to MSSPENGTGRLPVAIPWSSPTVRVALLSTLLAPLGVPLISPALPTIRDALLLTDAQASLLVSTYFLTGIVLSPFIGLLADRIGRRRVLVPSLFVFSLAGASIALGPRFELVLAVRVVQGTAAAALFITTVTLIADTVEGIQRNTVLGVNTAVLSAGAAVYPLVGGALASISWNAPFAAYLLGLPVALFAHRVLPEPARERETRTLAYLRRVASALPARDATALYGSAFLVELLLFGSALTAVPFVLAGTYGLSPVVIGGVVTLAEVASVVTSALNGRFAGRFTNAGIVAAGFVGIAVGLVSAGWAPSAPALVVATVVLGAGWGTVLPSLDAGVSDAVPTRFRAGALSLRNSTTFLGRALGPVLFATLAVGRGYRPLLLAAGVGALAFAPLVVILSR; encoded by the coding sequence ATGTCGAGTCCCGAGAACGGGACCGGACGGCTCCCGGTGGCGATCCCGTGGTCGTCGCCGACGGTCCGCGTCGCCCTCCTGAGCACGCTGCTGGCGCCGCTCGGGGTGCCGCTCATCAGCCCCGCGCTGCCGACCATCCGGGACGCCCTCCTGCTCACGGACGCGCAGGCGAGCCTGCTCGTCTCGACGTACTTTCTCACCGGCATCGTCCTCTCGCCGTTCATCGGACTGCTCGCGGACCGGATCGGCCGGCGGCGCGTGCTCGTCCCGTCGCTGTTCGTCTTCAGCCTCGCCGGCGCGTCCATCGCGCTCGGGCCGCGGTTCGAACTCGTCCTCGCCGTCCGGGTCGTCCAGGGAACCGCCGCCGCCGCGCTGTTCATCACGACCGTCACGCTCATCGCCGACACCGTCGAGGGGATCCAGCGCAACACCGTCCTCGGGGTGAACACCGCGGTGCTCTCGGCGGGGGCGGCCGTCTACCCCCTCGTCGGCGGGGCGCTGGCGTCGATCTCCTGGAACGCGCCGTTCGCCGCCTACCTCCTCGGCCTCCCGGTCGCGCTGTTCGCCCACCGGGTGCTACCCGAACCGGCGCGCGAGCGTGAGACGCGCACCCTCGCGTACCTCCGGCGGGTCGCGTCCGCGCTGCCGGCGCGGGACGCGACGGCGCTGTATGGGTCCGCGTTCCTCGTCGAACTGCTGCTGTTCGGCTCCGCGCTGACGGCCGTGCCGTTCGTGCTCGCGGGGACCTACGGGCTCTCTCCCGTCGTCATCGGCGGGGTCGTGACGCTGGCGGAGGTCGCCTCGGTCGTCACGTCCGCGCTGAACGGCAGGTTCGCCGGGCGGTTCACGAACGCCGGCATCGTCGCCGCCGGCTTCGTCGGCATCGCCGTCGGCCTCGTCTCCGCCGGATGGGCGCCGAGCGCCCCGGCGCTCGTCGTCGCGACGGTCGTGCTCGGCGCCGGATGGGGGACGGTGCTCCCCTCGCTCGACGCCGGCGTGAGCGACGCCGTCCCGACGCGGTTCCGCGCCGGGGCGCTGAGCCTCCGGAACAGCACGACGTTCCTCGGGCGGGCGCTCGGACCGGTGCTGTTCGCGACGCTCGCGGTCGGACGGGGGTACCGGCCGCTGCTGCTGGCCGCCGGGGTGGGCGCGCTCGCGTTCGCGCCGCTCGTGGTGATTCTATCACGGTGA
- a CDS encoding ABC transporter ATP-binding protein codes for MTAIRTEGLTKRYGDVAAVRDVDLEVDRGEVFGFLGPNGAGKSTTIDMLLDFVRPTGGEIRVLGHDPRSDPRAVRERVGILPEGYDLYDRLSARRHVAFATELEGSDDDPDAVLARVGLADDADRAVGGFSKGMRQRLALAMALVGEPDLLVLDEPSGGLDPNGATVLRDLVREEADRGAAVFFSSHLMDQVEAVCDRVGIMNRGELLAVDTVDGLRSTSGSASTLVVSVDEVPDVSGLTVTDGVSDVAVEEGALRIACSDPGIKADVISRIEDAGASVTDIDVEETDLADLFAEYTNEARAREVDA; via the coding sequence GTGACGGCGATCAGAACCGAGGGACTGACGAAACGGTACGGGGACGTCGCCGCCGTCCGCGACGTGGACCTGGAAGTCGACCGGGGAGAGGTGTTCGGCTTCCTCGGCCCGAACGGCGCCGGCAAGTCTACCACGATCGACATGCTGCTGGACTTCGTCCGGCCGACCGGCGGCGAGATACGCGTCCTCGGCCACGACCCCCGAAGCGACCCACGAGCCGTTCGCGAGCGCGTCGGAATCCTTCCGGAGGGGTACGACCTCTACGACCGCCTGTCCGCTCGCAGGCACGTCGCGTTCGCGACGGAACTCGAGGGGAGCGACGACGACCCCGACGCCGTCCTGGCGCGCGTCGGTCTCGCCGACGACGCCGACCGCGCAGTCGGCGGCTTCTCGAAGGGAATGCGCCAGCGGCTCGCGCTGGCGATGGCGCTGGTCGGCGAACCGGACCTCCTCGTCCTCGACGAGCCATCCGGCGGCCTCGACCCGAACGGCGCGACGGTGCTGCGCGACCTCGTCCGGGAGGAGGCGGACCGCGGCGCAGCCGTGTTCTTCTCCAGCCACCTCATGGACCAGGTCGAAGCGGTCTGTGACCGGGTCGGGATCATGAATCGGGGTGAACTCCTCGCCGTGGACACGGTCGACGGCCTGCGCTCGACGTCTGGCTCCGCGTCAACTCTGGTGGTGTCGGTCGACGAGGTCCCGGACGTCTCCGGTCTCACCGTCACCGACGGGGTCAGCGACGTGGCAGTCGAGGAGGGGGCGTTGCGGATCGCCTGTTCCGATCCCGGCATCAAAGCCGACGTCATCTCGCGCATCGAGGACGCGGGGGCGTCCGTGACCGACATCGACGTCGAGGAGACGGATCTGGCGGACCTCTTCGCCGAGTACACGAACGAGGCGCGCGCTCGGGAGGTGGACGCGTGA
- a CDS encoding heavy metal translocating P-type ATPase produces MTDSTDRSTGPPDDAEAGSSAGEGGSDAAGSRAELELSVPEMDCPSCAGKVESSVSKLDGVRGVDPRPTTGRLRVTYDRDRADADAVVERVEAAGYEVVADGGDGTLRLSVPSMDCASCAGTVGNALSGVEGVREADTLPTTGTVVVRYDPDRTDVDDLVSAVEAAGYEVTGTSADGDEEAPDRESVWRSRRAIATWLAAGLTAGGFLLANPLTGATGPTVGVVGVDLVLGYLFYLGAVALAGATVFRNGYYSLVNRSLDMDLLMSVAIAGAVAVSVGFAEPFYFEAAMLATLFGVSELLEEYAIDRARTSLRELMDLSPDEATVLRDGEEVTVPADVVEVGETVVVRPGEKIPRDGVVLDGASAVNQAPVTGESVPVDKTVDDGVFAGTVNEEGYLEVEVTSEAGEDTLARIVELVEDAQANRTEREQFVERFAGYYTPVVVTAAVLLAVVPPLAFGLGWQTYVVYGLTLVVLACPCAFVISTPVTVVSGLTSAARNGVLVKGGDHLEAMGEVDAVAFDKTGTLTRGELAVTDVIPLGDRSEAEVLECARGLELRSEHPIGDAIVEHAERNGSATGPAEDGSPAPGVVAAGASGAAETADDREISGFESITGKGVAAELDGRQHYAGKPGLFEELGFDLSHVHAATDGGVVTRTTRRLCERHDCLDLLEDTVPALQSEGKTVVLVGTEDELEGVIAVADEVRPEARRTVERLREAGVATAMLTGDNDRTARAIAGEIGVDEYRAALLPEEKVAAVEELMAEHGTVAMVGDGINDAPALATATVGVAMGAAGTDTALETADIALLADDLTKLPYLYELANRGNGIIRQNVWTSLAAKAALALAVPFGLVPIWAAVLVGDAGMTTAVTANAMRLAGISPEDPAGPADTATPAEATESTA; encoded by the coding sequence ATGACCGACTCGACGGATCGATCGACCGGGCCGCCCGACGACGCGGAGGCCGGCTCGTCGGCGGGCGAGGGGGGAAGCGACGCCGCCGGGTCGCGGGCGGAGCTAGAGCTCTCGGTGCCGGAGATGGACTGTCCGTCCTGTGCCGGCAAGGTGGAGTCGAGCGTCTCCAAGCTCGACGGCGTCCGGGGGGTCGACCCGCGGCCGACGACCGGCCGACTGCGCGTCACGTACGACCGCGACCGGGCGGACGCCGACGCGGTCGTCGAGCGCGTGGAGGCGGCCGGCTACGAGGTCGTCGCCGACGGCGGCGACGGGACGCTCCGCCTCTCGGTGCCCTCGATGGACTGTGCCTCCTGCGCGGGGACGGTCGGGAACGCCCTCTCGGGCGTCGAGGGCGTCCGCGAGGCCGACACGCTGCCGACGACGGGGACCGTCGTCGTGCGCTACGATCCCGACCGGACCGACGTCGACGACCTCGTCTCGGCCGTCGAGGCGGCCGGCTACGAGGTGACCGGCACCTCCGCCGACGGGGACGAGGAGGCGCCCGACCGCGAGAGCGTCTGGCGGAGCAGGCGCGCGATCGCCACGTGGCTCGCCGCCGGGCTGACCGCGGGCGGGTTCCTGCTGGCGAACCCGCTCACCGGCGCGACGGGGCCGACGGTCGGCGTCGTCGGCGTCGACCTGGTCCTGGGCTACCTGTTCTACCTCGGGGCCGTGGCGCTGGCGGGCGCGACCGTGTTCCGGAACGGCTACTACTCGCTCGTGAACCGCAGCCTCGACATGGACCTGCTGATGAGCGTCGCCATCGCCGGCGCGGTCGCCGTGAGCGTCGGCTTCGCCGAGCCGTTCTACTTCGAGGCCGCGATGCTCGCGACGCTGTTCGGCGTCTCGGAGCTGCTGGAGGAGTACGCCATCGACCGCGCGCGCACCTCGCTCCGGGAGCTGATGGACCTCTCGCCCGACGAAGCGACGGTGCTCCGGGACGGCGAGGAGGTGACCGTCCCGGCCGACGTCGTCGAGGTGGGCGAGACGGTCGTCGTGCGTCCCGGCGAGAAGATCCCCCGCGACGGGGTCGTCCTCGACGGCGCGAGCGCGGTGAACCAGGCGCCGGTGACCGGCGAGAGCGTCCCGGTGGACAAGACCGTCGACGACGGGGTGTTCGCCGGCACCGTCAACGAGGAGGGGTACCTCGAGGTGGAGGTCACCTCCGAGGCCGGGGAGGACACTCTCGCCCGCATCGTCGAACTCGTGGAGGACGCCCAGGCGAACCGGACCGAGCGCGAGCAGTTCGTCGAGCGCTTCGCGGGCTACTACACGCCCGTCGTCGTGACGGCGGCCGTCCTGCTCGCGGTCGTCCCGCCGCTCGCGTTCGGGCTGGGCTGGCAGACGTACGTCGTGTACGGGCTGACGCTCGTCGTGCTCGCGTGTCCGTGTGCGTTCGTCATCTCGACGCCCGTCACGGTCGTCTCCGGGCTCACGAGCGCCGCGCGAAACGGCGTGCTCGTGAAGGGCGGCGACCACCTGGAGGCGATGGGCGAGGTCGACGCGGTGGCGTTCGACAAGACGGGCACGCTGACCCGGGGCGAACTCGCCGTCACCGACGTGATCCCGCTCGGGGACCGGTCGGAGGCCGAGGTGCTGGAGTGTGCCCGCGGGCTGGAGCTCCGCTCCGAGCACCCCATCGGCGACGCCATCGTCGAACACGCCGAGCGGAACGGGTCGGCGACCGGACCGGCGGAGGACGGGTCCCCGGCGCCCGGGGTCGTGGCGGCCGGCGCGTCGGGAGCAGCGGAGACGGCCGACGACCGCGAGATCTCCGGCTTCGAGAGCATCACCGGCAAGGGGGTCGCCGCCGAACTCGACGGCCGCCAGCACTACGCCGGCAAGCCCGGGCTGTTCGAGGAGCTCGGCTTCGACCTCTCGCACGTCCACGCCGCCACCGACGGCGGCGTCGTCACCCGAACCACCCGACGGCTCTGCGAGCGACACGACTGTCTCGACCTGCTGGAGGACACCGTGCCGGCGCTCCAGTCGGAGGGCAAGACGGTCGTGCTGGTGGGGACCGAGGACGAACTCGAGGGGGTCATCGCCGTGGCCGACGAGGTGCGCCCCGAGGCACGGCGGACCGTCGAGCGCCTCCGCGAGGCCGGCGTCGCCACCGCCATGCTCACCGGCGACAACGACCGGACCGCCCGCGCCATCGCCGGGGAGATCGGCGTCGACGAGTACCGCGCCGCGCTGCTCCCCGAGGAGAAGGTCGCGGCCGTCGAGGAGCTGATGGCCGAGCACGGAACCGTGGCGATGGTCGGCGACGGCATCAACGACGCGCCGGCGCTGGCGACCGCGACGGTCGGGGTCGCGATGGGCGCCGCGGGCACCGACACGGCGCTCGAGACCGCCGACATCGCCCTGCTGGCCGACGACCTCACGAAGCTCCCGTACCTGTACGAACTCGCGAACCGCGGGAACGGCATCATCCGGCAGAACGTCTGGACGAGCCTCGCGGCGAAGGCGGCGCTCGCGCTCGCCGTCCCGTTCGGGCTGGTCCCCATCTGGGCGGCCGTACTCGTCGGCGACGCGGGGATGACGACCGCCGTGACGGCGAACGCGATGCGGCTGGCGGGCATCTCGCCCGAGGACCCTGCGGGTCCGGCCGACACGGCGACTCCGGCGGAGGCGACGGAGTCGACCGCCTGA
- a CDS encoding ABC transporter permease subunit, with translation MTSAALAIARKEFEDAARSKLLWGLTLVLLLVTVPSFYGMTSTPFIDGAVDATEWLPGAFENFVAPLAIIAAYRAVVGERESGSLRVLFGHPVTRRDVVAGKVLGRVALVGVVLLVATLGLGAAVVAAYGTIPARLFATMSAYVVAYGAVWTAVTVGVSAAAPSRLRAIAGMLGLFLFFGPFQLWRNLGVPLVALVVTGSASTAGISQLDPSTWPTWYLYAQRLNPMRNFMMGREFVGSLADPSIGYLGGIRVQLFGFAVLLAWAAVPLAVGYWRFERADLT, from the coding sequence GTGACGTCCGCGGCACTCGCCATCGCGAGGAAGGAGTTCGAGGACGCCGCCCGTTCGAAGCTCCTGTGGGGGCTCACGCTGGTGTTGCTCCTCGTGACGGTTCCGAGTTTCTACGGCATGACGAGCACCCCGTTCATCGACGGCGCCGTCGACGCCACCGAGTGGCTTCCGGGCGCGTTCGAGAACTTCGTGGCTCCGCTCGCGATTATCGCGGCCTACCGGGCGGTCGTCGGCGAACGCGAGTCCGGGAGCCTCCGGGTGCTGTTCGGCCACCCCGTCACTCGCCGGGACGTCGTCGCCGGCAAGGTGCTCGGGCGGGTGGCGCTGGTCGGAGTCGTGCTGCTCGTCGCGACGCTCGGCCTCGGCGCCGCCGTCGTCGCGGCCTACGGAACTATCCCCGCGAGGTTGTTCGCGACGATGTCGGCGTACGTCGTGGCGTACGGCGCCGTTTGGACCGCGGTCACCGTCGGCGTCTCCGCGGCAGCCCCCTCACGGCTACGGGCCATCGCCGGCATGCTCGGCCTCTTCCTGTTCTTCGGTCCGTTCCAGCTCTGGAGGAACCTCGGCGTCCCGCTCGTCGCACTGGTGGTCACTGGAAGCGCGTCGACCGCCGGCATCAGCCAACTCGATCCGAGCACGTGGCCGACGTGGTACCTCTACGCCCAGCGGCTCAACCCGATGCGGAACTTCATGATGGGCCGGGAGTTCGTCGGAAGCCTCGCCGATCCGTCGATCGGCTACCTCGGCGGCATCCGGGTCCAGTTGTTCGGCTTCGCGGTGCTTCTCGCGTGGGCCGCGGTCCCGCTGGCGGTCGGCTACTGGCGGTTCGAACGGGCCGACCTCACCTGA